A region of the Perognathus longimembris pacificus isolate PPM17 chromosome 7, ASM2315922v1, whole genome shotgun sequence genome:
tccccagcaccacatatacagaaaacggccagaagcggcgctgtggctcaagtggcagagtgctagccttgagctggaagaagccagggacagtgctcaggccctgagtccaagccccaggactggccaaaaaaaaaaaaaaaaaaaaagaaaagaactcaaaccttatatatgtaactgtaacacccatcaccttgccaataaaattaaattaaaaaagaaaaaaatcatctttatttGAACATTtggatataatatataaacatgtcCAAACAACTGACTGAACATGAAGTAGTAAGCCAGTTAGTGAGTAAGGTATCTGTCCTATAGGGTGTCAAACATACTGCTCGATTGGTATTTGTTCCTGAGTGAATGGATAAACAGTATAAAACATAGagtattatttttatgaaaaagagAGTTGATAATATTATAgctatatttaaaaattctttctatGGCTCATAGAATGAAAGCCAAAGCATTAAACTTGACTTTTCAGGGACTGTTACtacatatttttttaaccttttattttctatcttcctTTATCATCCCTACCATATACCCTAACCATGGCACTCTGAATAATTTACATTCTTCCTGAATTCAAGAAGCTGATGATATTCAGTGGGGACTTTCCCTACCACATCACATTGCCATCATTTCACACCATGCCCACTAGCTTGTTTTTCAATGAGGCAACTCCTCTATGCCACTAAATGGATCACATTATAAAGGTCAAATTCTATTATATGCATTACTTTCCTCTACCCTCACTCGGTCTTGTGGTCTCCTATAAAAATTtcactcaaaagattacaagcaagaccacaccaaagccaccagcacaactacgttCATCTCAACACAATAATCTGCCATTACTAAAATaaggaaccaatccagatgcccctcagtagatgaatggatcaagaaaatgtgacacaaacacatggaattatatgcctctgtcagaaagaatgacactgccccatttgtaaggaaatggaagaacttggaaaaaattatactaagtgaagtgagccagacccaaggaaacatagactctatggtttcctgttggggtccatctttctcgccttgatggaaggggcttgatgcacctcccccagctggggaatgcggcccttccaccctctctaccttggaatccggagaaaccggttgggcaaatagacccccgacttagccggcagccagcccggcgcctaccggccccgccctggttcggcgcgctcagagtgacggcaGCCACTTGGGGCTCAGGTGACAGcttttggcctatcggaatcctggccaacccccttccttcggaatcatctccccttgaccttccctcaataaagttagttcgctctcagaagcctactccgtggtctatgtacgctagctcccagggaaggatagcggccacattaccacgtaggtcgcgtgcacgccaggccggagtgacccctacgtcccaccctaacatacctgcaggccgagggttaggggagaggacgatacggagggtaataagagagaaagaaataagcatctgagccgggtcagagaaagaaccccaacagtttccctcattggtaataattagtacacaacGTAGGATAGTAGaaaatcataatagctcaatagctatgtacatatgaacacataaaatgatgctaagtgaaatgaactccaagttatagaaataagtggtttaccattgtgttgttattttcaatgtacagtgtgaaattatgccattttcttttgtctttctttcccagcgTTTACCCCTGatttcactgttactgatttcagtaccctgggtattgtatatatgtttattggactaggggaagggaagaggaacatcaaaatggagagacaaaggataaaaagtgaaccaatgcagcagtactacttacaaaactatatgccaaaatccaactgtacaactcatgacaagagggagggaattggggaggggagaagtagGGAGGAAAATgtgggtggaggtaacaagtttgataagaaaggtactcactgccttatgtatgaaattgtgacacccctgtacatcactttgacaattaactaattaatttaaaaaatcattcaatGCAATATAAATAATTAGTTtataaaataagcaaatgaattaagaaataaatgacCTGATTGGTatacttactttttaaatccaAGTCAACATTCTTAAATTGATTCTGTATTCATTGGGCCGCTCCATTTTAATTCATTAGTACATGTAACTTATATACCTTCTTTGTTTAGTGTAAAAAGTGATTAAAGTCACAGACTGGCATGTGAAGTGTCATAGAAAGTATAATAAAGCTACATGATACTGTCTCCAgattatttaggaggctgagagctgaagaccaTGGCTCTGAacaagcctgggcaggcaaatcctAGAAACTCTAAGAAGATCTCTACACATCTAAGAACTGCAAAGGGATGCATGCCACTAATAAGCCCAAGAAGCCCAGACAACATGAGACCTGGATTTAAATTtcagtgcacacacaaacacacatgcacacaaaaatgtaagaaaaaaagcaaactgaTTTTTTTGTTAGTGGATGTTTTGACCTAAGTCTCTATAAGCTTAGCATATCACCAATACTCttcttgatttttgtttagtCACCCATACTTTCCTACACCATAATCTGGTGCACAAATGGCATATGGAATCCCACACTGACTGCAGTGTGTAGAGTTGGGGTACTTGAGACCAGGTCCATTTGATTCCTTCTGTGTTGTTTCAACTTTGAGATTAAGCCTTGATCAGACTGTCTTACTGATGATTTTACTAGTTCCCATGGAGTCTTGTTTCTCATCTTAACagcttttaaaatatagtaaGTAATAAGTCCTGAAGCTTTGTCTGTATATATGTCATCTCTATCCTCTCTCTTTGTATCATAACCAGTCTCAATGACTGATTAATATATCATGCATGTGATTTCAAATCCCTCTCTCACAAACTCAGAATATCCACTGTTGTTCTTGTCCCACTAAAGGGAGAATAATATTCAAAGGTATCAAGCTATTTGCAAGGTATTTACCTGAAATTCCCCCAAAACTCAAAGTATAAATAGTAATACAGACATTCCGAAACTAGACGGCAATGTGTGTGACATTCTAGGAAACTGCTTTAGGTATGAAAACAAGCAGGGAAGCACAACCCCcttaatgaaaatagaaataaaacaaacatatcTCAAAGGGTACACATGTTAAAAtatcagaaaagcaaagaaattgtTACTATCATTTGCATACTCAGAGGGATATAAAAAGTATTAAACATAACTTTATTAAGAAGATTTGGAGCTGGGTGCCATGAGAGCATCTGAAAGCTTGTCACTTAAGGGACTGAAGGAGAGGATTCTGGATTTAAAGTCAATCTGGGTTACAAAGCAAGACACTGCCTCTAAGGAAATGTGgaggggcagaggaagggagagacggagtGCAGTGagtcaatgcaacagtgatacaagaaaacatgttggaaattaactttgcaactgggggcagggggactggggactggggagggaagatggaagaaaatgggggagggggtaacaagtatgacaagaaatgcactcgcCACTAAATGTACTACTACAGAAATGTACTAGTACAGAAACGTACTACTACAGTTacagtatgtaactgtaacccctctgtacatcaccttgacaaattaaatttaaaaaaagattccaattgcaaaatgagaaataaatgtctgCATTGACAATAATGCTTCAGGAGAATAAAAGCAGAATAGCCATACTGAAGATAAAGTGCCTGAACTTGATAGTGCAGACATAGAAACCATTCTAGACACAACAGATGGAGATAAGAAATACTGAAAATGCACCAAATGGTACTGAGCTCAGGTGATTTCAGGTAATCTAAAGGGATAATTCAGTTTGAATCCCTGAAGGATTAgggaaaatttgaaaataaaatgtccaAATTATTTCCAAATAGGATACAATTCAAATAGCAGCCAAGCTAGGAAActtcttttaaagaataaaaaagtcaTGAACAGAACTAAAAGTATTTCATGATGTAATTGCTCaactctaggggaaaaaaaaagaaaatagctggtTAAAATCTTCAAGGCAACTATCTGGAACAGTACAACAATAAGGATTattcttgcaaaaccatttggtgtaaaccaactgaacaactcatgggggaacagcgaacgggggaggggaggaatgagggaagaggtaacaaacagtacaagaaatgtacccaaggcctaaaatatgaaactgtaacctctctgtgcatcactttggcaataaatagaaaaaaaaaaaacacaaaaaaaccccaataagGATTATAGTGTCAAATTcgtcagaaataaataaaaaggcagagAATCAACCTAGTATTGATACATTAATATACAACCAATAAATAATCAATGAAGATCATTAGAAATTATAAGAATGCCAAAGTTTACTCAAATTGCCTCAATTTGCTACttaccaaataggaaaaaaattagaaaacagatTAAATGGTTCAAATTTCTATCACTgttttatgctatttttgtaCTGAACTCATTAAGGATTCTACAAGCATATCTGTTATTACTCCTAGTCTCACTTTGGTATGGATTGAAAAGATACAGTAACCTTTTCTTTCCGGCAGTGAGACCTCCTCCGGAGAACATGCCTCTCGCAAAGGATCTTCTCCATCCCTTtcctgaagaggagaagaggaaacacaagaaaagGCGCCTGGTTCAGAGCCCCAACTCCTACTTCATGGATGTGAAATGCCCAGGATGCTATAAAATCAACACTGTCTTTAGCCATGCACAGACAGTAGTTTTGTGTGTTGGTTGCTCCActgtcctctgccagcttacAGGAAGGAAAGCAAGGCTTACAGAAGGATGTTCCTTCAGAAGGAAGCAGCACTAAAAGAACCAAGAACCAAGATGAGTGGGAAACTATCCCAATAAACACATTTTGGATATATCGtgttcattgttttgtttaactGCTAGGAACTTCCTGCCTCAAGTATTCAGGGGCAACCAGAAGAGAAGAATGCTAGTCTTTTGAGGCAAGTAAGTGGCCAgtttgtgaaataaaatgaaggcaGTTTCCAAGTCAAAGTCCACTGTGCAGATATAAAGACTCCTTACTTAGAAAGATGAAAGCTGTTGATGCCAGCACCACAAAGAGGGTAAAGAGGAGGATCTGGTAAGAACCAACAAACCGCTTGAAGACACCTGAATTTTCACACTGATCTACGCATTGGACATAACAGAAAGTAGTTATTCTATAACACAAAGCAGATGCTGCACTTGAGAAGATGTTTGTAAGAGtaaactgagtgccagtggctcatgtctataattttcaggaagctgagatgagaagttcttggttcgaagccagcctggccggAGAGTCCATGAGCTTGCCACTTAATCACCAATgttaagctgtggcttaagtggtggagccatGAGCCTTGCagaaaatgctaagagacagcgCCAATACCTCGAGTTAAAGCCCACCAAAATAACACCAACCCAGAAACTTAATATAACATAATTTGTAGCTTATTCATATCACTGACTTAAAAATTTCCCATTAAAGCTTTCTGGagtacatgtaaaaaaaaaagatacagcatGATTTCTATTACTTATCATTGGTTACTTTATTTCAAATATCAAACCACATATCAATGGCGTGAAGTCAAAAGATCAGTTGAGGCTGTGGTTTCATCTGAGGTCCTAAAAATTACTATGGGGAATATTAGAagattagatttttatttttattttttttctctgagtccAGATAGCTTTATTTTCAATTAGATGTaattgataaaagaaaaatagttgccatttaaatatatttaccgTGAATactgaaaatttaaatgtaagaaGGAATGAAACAGATGAAGACAGCTCAGATACTGCATAGGATAAATTTCCATTTTTAGTATCTAgtttaaatttcttaaaatagGTATAGTGCAGTTATTTTCAAATGCCCATTTAAATACAATAAATTTATTACAATAAAATTATCATAATATGGAGATTATTAGAAGTATTTTTAAAGGGATGAACACTGATGGTGTTGATAACTCTTGAGAAAGATGTACACTTGATAAAAGTATAAATTACCAACTTAAAAAGAGATTGATACAAGTTTTAAAactggaaatgaagaaagaaatctattatttttatataaagttaCCACCTGTGTAGGAACAACAAAACATTTATGAACAGACTGTTAGAATTACATGAGTTCTAAAAGTTTGCTGAACGCTAGCAGTTTCAATATATGAGAGTAAATCACAATTTACGCACCAGCAGCAAGAGGTATAGCATATAATTTAAAAGGAgatgcaccaagaaaaaaaaattaaccacatTAGATTCCATTAAACATAGAAAAGCAGTACTTGGGCTGATGAACTTTGGAAAAATCAAAgactatattttgtttttcacatgACTGGTATCCAGGAACAAAGACAACTTTCCTATTTCCCAGATTGCCATAGAAATGGACTTATTTTATTATTCAAGATTATTTCCTCAAATTATTTCCCCAAATCATTTAAGATCTTTTTGACCACCTATAACTCTATAGCCTATATCTTCAGTTATATTAAGGAAGAACTTCAATTCTTTTTGTAAAATGACACACACTTTTCTaagctttgaaaataattatgCCTTCTATAATAAGCTTCAAAATGATGCATGCATTTAGTAATCGTAGCTAAAGTTTTATGATTATAAGTGACAGATGTCTGTAGCTTGCAATCATTTTAACGTGACATTTTCAATTATTATAGCTGTATTGATGAAAGAAGATTGAGGAGCTCTCAGATGCCAAAGCCCATTATTTCAACTTTATGTACAGCTGTCAAGGCCTAATAATTCCAAGGGGATGTAACTATTCTCAAATAAAAATGCACAGGGACGGTCCTCTTGGCAATCTGAAACTGAATATGATCTCTCGaatataaatgataaaaagaTGAGAAGAAATCTACTTTTTAACTTATACATCTCCTTGAAAACTCGTACTTTGAatttgaagaaatattcaacatagtgttttataattttaaccACTTTATTTGCTctcaaatttttaataaatatagaGAATGTCTAATCATATTTCAAGATACAGGTCTCCAAAGCTGATAGTCATTACTACGTTTTCATTTtatccaatctctctctctgtctctgtgtgtgtgtgtgtgtgtctgtctgtctctgtctctctctctgtctctgtgtctctctgtgtctctgtctctgtgtctctctgtgtctctgtctctgtctctctctctctctgtctctctctctctctctctgtgggggTGTGTGCATggctgtgccagtcctagggtttgaacttttgaactcagggtatgggtgtTACTGAGCTTTCTGTGCTTAAacccaatgctctaccacttgaactaaagCACCACTTCCTTTCTAACATTTCTCTCAGCAACCGTAGCCCTGTTCATTGAAATTCATTTTATAGGGTTGTGATCCACAGAGAGTGTCTTACTGGTATCCTTGCCATCTCACAGAAGCCCTTTTGTACCATAAAACATTTCTAGCCTACTGAGGATTATCCGTAATCACTTTTCTAAAACATTATTTGAGCCCTGAACAGTGATTcactcttgtaattctagctactcaggaggctgaggtctgaggactgaggttctgaACAAACCAGCAAGACAGTTCCCaatactctatctccaattaagtacaacTCCAATGAAGCCAGAATTGGAGTCATGACTCAAGCTCCAATATCACCATTACTTAGTTAATGAATTAGCAACACATAAGTAAAGTACACTTGGAAAAAGCAATATTAATCTCatcctggttttgattttttctttcagttttcaaaagtgctgtgtgtgcgtgtgtatgtgtgtgtgtacacacacacttactttaaAGTTTTCTTTGCAGTGGGACATGAAGGTCCTTGCAATCTTActcaacatttttgctcaagtctgacactctaccacttgagccacacctctatttctggctttttgttggttagagagaagtctcatggatttttctacctatGCTGAATTCCagctgtaatcctcagaactcagcattctgggtagctcggattacaggtgggagtcactggtgccaggtaaaaaaatgatacattttaGAAAGGAAGAGACTCTTAAGATGAAAATTAAAGCCAAGaagattcaaatatttattaaattaagaattcaaaaaaatatactttgagccaggccctggtggctcccatctgtaattctagccaaccaggagcctgagatctaaggatccaagtTAGAAGTCAGCCaatgaaggaaagtccctgagcctcttatcttcagTCAGTCACAGAACAAACTGAAGTGgtcctgtgtctcaagtggtagagcactagccttgagcaaaaatgagctcagggacagtaccaaggcacggagtttgagtcccaggacttgaaaataaacaaaaacaaaaaagaaaatgttgactATTGGGCATAAAAAGTGTTGGAAAGGCAGTAgctggttatttttaaagtactgacaaaatctgtcattttttctttcataattttcttatagtttcaatttaaacatttttcagAAATCATGTTTCAACAATCAAACAGTTAAATATTTCCTTCTATATTCTTAAGCTCCTTGCtacattttaaatttagttttggaATACaattgatataaaataaactGCATGTGGGTAAAGCATAACATCTGATGTATTTTGACACATGTATCTAATGAGAACAACATAatcaaaataatgaacaaatCCATTGCTTGCAAAAATTGCCTTGTGGACCTTTGCAATCCCTGATCTTGACCCTTTCAATGTAACCACTGACCTGATTTCACCCTGCATCTGGgtattattttgtatttcctaGAATCTTGTATCTATGCTATACATAatatttcagcccaggctggtgaAGAAAGTAAGGATGGAAGTTGCATTTGCATAGTCAGGCAGGTCTCACTGAGAATAGGGCTTAGACACATGACCAGGAATGATGAAGGAATGAGGTGAATTATCCATTTACATATTCATGGAAAAAATACATGTATGTGGGCAGAAGATTTGAAGCTAGGGCATGCTTTACATGTTCCCACGGCAGCACATAATCCAGTGCATTTGTAAAAAGGACAAGATGATGAGAATAATGAGAGAAAACACCAGAAATCCCATATGGTGTCTATTGGGTCTTAGATTGCTACAGCTGTCATAATGAAGTACCACAATCTGATAAGATGTTTTGAACCATATAAgttatcattttttaattaattactttaatGTTATTATAAACTTGATGTGCAGAGGTACTACAATTATAtgaaagtacatttccttttgtgcagtgtcttctgttccctcattaaCTCCTAGTACCTCCTTCCCAgatccacccacaagttgtataaatcactttcatctttttcacccttttcccctctaGTTCTGTACTCACCCCCACCACCTTCCTGATAAtatacacttgaatacaccataaaaaagaaaagaagataggatcatcacaaaatt
Encoded here:
- the LOC125354395 gene encoding 40S ribosomal protein S27-like, which encodes MPLAKDLLHPFPEEEKRKHKKRRLVQSPNSYFMDVKCPGCYKINTVFSHAQTVVLCVGCSTVLCQLTGRKARLTEGCSFRRKQH